A stretch of the Rhinoderma darwinii isolate aRhiDar2 chromosome 3, aRhiDar2.hap1, whole genome shotgun sequence genome encodes the following:
- the LOC142748020 gene encoding cholesterol 25-hydroxylase-like protein 1, member 1 — MNSSTSSQHLVLQTSWDYILTEFGGPVTSPVFPVLLAFSGYLCFSLPFAIIDMLGPRCQFFYQYKIQKNKRPTIRMMIFCIWKAVLNHVIYVFPTVFLNCLWMPPVSLPVSAPSVCTLFGEVLACLLLFDLQYFIWHVLHHKNHWLYKKVHAVHHEYVAPFSWSSQNLGGYELMTVGFWSTMNPIQLGCHPLTSWTCNLLSIWMSVDDHVGYNFPWSLHHVFPFGLYGGSLSHDLHHQKPGTNFAPFFRHWDLICGTVCSITENA, encoded by the coding sequence ATGAATTCATCTACTTCCAGTCAACATTTAGTTCTCCAGACATCTTGGGATTACATCCTTACAGAGTTTGGTGGCCCGGTGACTAGTCCCGTTTTTCCTGTCTTGCTGGCATTCTCTGGCTATCTGTGCTTCAGTTTGCCCTTTGCTATTATAGACATGTTAGGACCTCGATGCCAATTTTTCTACCAATACAAAATTCAGAAGAACAAGCGACCAACAATAAGGATGATGATTTTCTGTATCTGGAAGGCTGTGTTAAACCATGTGATATATGTCTTCCCAACTGTATTTCTGAATTGTCTGTGGATGCCACCTGTATCCTTGCCAGTAAGTGCCCCTTCTGTTTGTACTCTTTTTGGGGAGGTCTTGGCATGTCTGCTTTTGTTTGACTTACAATATTTTATATGGCATGTACTACACCATAAAAACCACTGGTTATACAAGAAGGTCCATGCTGTCCACCATGAGTACGTTGCACCATTTTCATGGTCTAGTCAGAACCTTGGCGGCTATGAGTTGATGActgttggcttttggagtaccatGAATCCCATCCAATTAGGATGTCATCCACTGACGTCCTGGACTTGTAACCTACTTAGTATTTGGATGTCTGTAGATGACCACGTAGGCTATAATTTTCCCTGGTCCCTTCACCATGTATTCCCGTTCGGCTTATATGGAGGGTCTTTATCCCATGACTTGCATCATCAGAAACCAGGAACAAACTTTGCTCCATTTTTTCGACACTGGGACTTAATTTGTGGAACCGTTTGCTCTATTACTGAAAATGCCTAA
- the LOC142748018 gene encoding cholesterol 25-hydroxylase-like protein 1, member 2, protein MMEAFSCLAHALDTYLHSRPLLHLLWDYLRLHYADTLRSPLFPVVLTVSCYAISCMPYLVFNIMGRRLPFIHKYKIQQDRNPTGPMILHCLGVTLYNHLFLIFPAAFAQWYWRPPCPLPVEAPSILDVVFGVIASLLLFDFQYFIWHMIHHRNRWLYKTFHAIHHEYMAPFSIATQCLGGWELVTVGFWTTINPIIFRRHILTTWIFMVFHVYVSVEDHCGYDFPWSTSCLIPFGIYGGPIKHDMHHQRPMSNYAPHFTHWDNIFDTHADFTSVKGILEVAIPNKTCCASKQEHNLYDESVSPTDRVAEERSI, encoded by the coding sequence ATGATGGAAGCCTTCTCCTGTCTGGCCCATGCTTTGGACACATACCTCCACAGCAGACCACTGCTACATCTATTGTGGGACTACCTGCGGCTTCATTATGCTGATACTCTGAGGTCTCCACTCTTTCCTGTAGTCCTTACTGTTTCATGCTATGCTATCTCCTGCATGCCTTACCTTGTTTTCAACATCATGGGCAGAAGATTGCCTTTTATTCACAAATATAAGATCCAACAGGACCGAAATCCAACTGGACCAATGATTCTCCATTGCCTCGGAGTGACTCTATACAACCACCTGTTCCTTATCTTCCCAGCTGCTTTTGCCCAGTGGTACTGGAGACCTCCATGTCCATTGCCAGTAGAAGCTCCAAGCATTTTGGATGTAGTGTTTGGCGTGATAGCAAGCCTTCTGCTATTTGATTTTCAATACTTTATTTGGCACATGATCCATCACAGGAACAGGTGGCTATACAAAACATTTCATGCCATTCATCATGAATACATGGCTCCTTTTTCCATAGCCACCCAATGTCTTGGGGGCTGGGAACTGGTAACTGTTGGGTTCTGGACCACAATAAACCCTATAATCTTCAGGCGCCATATTCTCACAACCTGGATATTTATGGTATTTCATGTGTATGTCTCTGTAGAGGACCACTGTGGATATGATTTCCCTTGGTCCACTTCATGTCTAATACCATTTGGAATCTATGGGGGGCCAATAAAACATGATATGCATCACCAGAGACCTATGAGCAACTATGCCCCCCATTTTACACATTGGGACAACATTTTTGACACGCATGCAGACTTCACTTCTGTCAAAGGCATACTGGAGGTTGCTATCCCAAATAAGACTTGTTGTGCTAGTAAACAGGAGCATAACCTCTACGATGAAAGTGTCTCACCAACAGATAGGGTTGCTGAAGAAAGGAGCATTTAA